In a genomic window of Chaetodon auriga isolate fChaAug3 chromosome 1, fChaAug3.hap1, whole genome shotgun sequence:
- the LOC143314836 gene encoding regulator of G-protein signaling 9-binding protein gives MGKEECKTMLDALNKVTACYRHLVIALGSTSDSQNLREELKRTRKKAQELAMANRTKLTSLLKDKTISKEDRAEYERLWVLFSSSMDLLEVDMKRSLEIGQDFPLKVPTRHLIQTGMTGSTTTVAARAMSVQNMKYEADSNIDTADLRDLQSEISQVTQMMEEMEMKVQVAPWAVEAKQEAGAELKSNMSVGNSSVGVISICEEEPKEEEGGGGNRDASFASICAVFVFFVIITVAVVLGYLVVNMS, from the coding sequence ATGGGGAAAGAAGAGTGCAAAACAATGCTGGACGCTTTGAACAAAGTGACCGCTTGCTACAGGCATTTGGTCATCGCCCTGGGGAGCACCTCGGACTCGCAGAACCTGcgagaggagctgaagaggacGCGCAAAAAGGCCCAGGAGCTGGCCATGGCCAACAGGACTAAACTGACCTCTCTGCTCAAAGACAAGACCATCAGCAAAGAGGACCGGGCCGAGTACGAGCGCCTATGGGTGCTGTTCTCGAGCAGCATGGATCTCCTGGAGGTGGACATGAAAAGGTCTCTAGAGATAGGGCAGGATTTCCCTCTCAAGGTGCCGACGAGACACCTCATCCAGACGGGGATGACCGGCAGCACCACCACCGTGGCGGCCCGGGCCATGAGCGTGCAGAACATGAAGTACGAGGCGGACAGCAACATCGACACGGCCGACCTCCGCGACCTGCAGTCCGAGATCTCCCAGGTGACCCagatgatggaggagatggagatgaaggTGCAGGTTGCGCCGTGGGCCGTGGAGGCGAAGCAGGAGGCGGGCGCGGAGCTCAAGTCCAACATGAGCGTCGGGAATTCCTCCGTGGGTGTCATCTCCATCTGCGAAGAGGAGCccaaggaagaagaaggaggcggAGGCAACAGGGATGCTAGCTTCGCCTCAATCTGCGCTGTGTTCGTCTTCTTTGTCATCATTACAGTCGCTGTAGTTCTGGGATATTTGGTCGTCAATATGTCCTGA